A genomic segment from Salvelinus alpinus chromosome 8, SLU_Salpinus.1, whole genome shotgun sequence encodes:
- the LOC139582439 gene encoding putative nuclease HARBI1, whose protein sequence is MSSSPSLATEDSVTSKRSSIGLQMVCNADCVISNVVAKWPGSVHDSRIFRASEIYQCLSQGELSGVLLGDRGYGCQPFLLTPFTDPQEAQQAYNHAHARTRARVEMTFGLLKARFHCLHKLRVSPVRACDITVACAVLHNVACLRKERAPRVPPAMDWDNPAIFPDDDSGRLLRDQYVLNYFS, encoded by the exons atgtcttcatctccttccctggccacagaagactctgtgacatcaaagaggagttctataggattgcag atggtctgcaatgctgactgtgtgatcagcaatgttgtggcaaaatggcctggctcagtccatgactccagaatctttcgggcctctgaaatctatcagtgcctatcacaag gtgaactctctggtgtgttgctgggagacagggggtatggctgccagccttttctcctgacacctttcacagacccccaggaagcacagcaggcctacaaccatgcccatgccaggaccagggccagagttgaaatgacctttggcctcctgaaggcacgctttcactgccttcacaaattaagggtcagccctgttagggcatgtgatattactgtggcttgtgctgtcctccacaatgtggcctgcctgaggaaggagagggcccccagagtgccaccagccatggactgggacaatccggcaatcttccctgatgacgacagtggtcggctgctgagggaccaatatgtgttgaattattttagttag